A portion of the Streptomyces sp. NBC_00376 genome contains these proteins:
- a CDS encoding M60 family metallopeptidase, producing the protein MRPARSPFTTPPPGMPDGPAPRALSRRTVLGSLAGAGAATLLGAGPAAARQTGQQGGRQAGRETGRSAGDTLLIKAFPDAEKERMRLARALRSSDFIPTGRYAPPGKPISVTVRPAGGRVPVLHIGTFDYYNKEASLQEPRAIPLRPGRNTVVDAHGGPVYLSFAGQGERAAVTFDSNTPRMAVFELGRTDEADFQRQLDERIDVPWVELITDQAVLTLTREGALLYRGEDHAELMGLFDTVIDSHARISGLDGRGRINRPKAGRYHFNEVSIVPTGVGAYAWHGYNGFPRAYMDRLCTVAGLATRGWGLYHELGHLHQQGAYQADQLTEVTVNIYSLAAQRTLGQPSNLLTVDPKTGLNPFQTALPKLGAEGTSYEKTFGAYEKLIPLRQLELAFGEDFWPKLHRLVRSEHQHDAPVDDYTHDPVINARQYLALATYAGRTAGYDLTDFFVHRWALPIDSAGVAALAALGLPKPPVDPSTLTD; encoded by the coding sequence ATGCGTCCTGCCCGATCACCGTTCACCACCCCGCCCCCCGGCATGCCGGACGGCCCCGCCCCGCGCGCCTTGAGTCGCCGGACAGTCCTGGGCTCACTCGCCGGTGCCGGTGCGGCGACCCTGCTGGGCGCGGGTCCGGCCGCCGCTCGCCAGACCGGACAGCAGGGCGGGAGACAGGCCGGACGGGAGACCGGGCGCAGTGCGGGGGACACGCTCCTGATCAAGGCGTTCCCGGACGCCGAGAAGGAGCGTATGCGGCTGGCCCGCGCCCTTCGTTCCAGCGACTTCATTCCCACCGGCCGGTACGCCCCGCCCGGCAAGCCCATTTCCGTGACGGTCCGTCCGGCGGGGGGCCGCGTACCGGTGTTGCACATCGGAACCTTCGACTACTACAACAAGGAAGCCTCACTCCAGGAACCGCGTGCCATCCCGCTGCGTCCGGGGCGCAACACGGTCGTCGACGCCCACGGCGGTCCGGTCTATCTGAGCTTCGCGGGCCAGGGTGAGCGTGCCGCCGTCACGTTCGACTCCAACACCCCGCGCATGGCGGTCTTCGAACTCGGCCGCACCGATGAAGCCGACTTCCAGCGGCAGCTGGACGAGAGGATCGACGTCCCCTGGGTCGAGTTGATCACCGATCAGGCGGTCCTCACCCTCACTCGCGAAGGCGCGCTGCTCTACCGAGGCGAGGACCACGCCGAGCTGATGGGGCTGTTCGACACCGTCATCGACAGCCATGCCCGCATCAGCGGTCTGGACGGCAGGGGGCGGATCAACCGGCCCAAGGCGGGCCGCTACCACTTCAACGAGGTGAGCATCGTGCCCACCGGGGTGGGGGCCTACGCCTGGCACGGATACAACGGTTTCCCGCGCGCCTACATGGACCGGTTGTGCACGGTGGCGGGCCTCGCCACCCGGGGCTGGGGTCTCTACCACGAGCTCGGCCACCTCCACCAGCAAGGCGCCTACCAGGCGGACCAGTTGACGGAGGTCACCGTCAACATCTACTCACTGGCCGCGCAACGCACCCTCGGCCAGCCCTCCAACCTGCTGACGGTCGACCCGAAGACCGGGCTGAACCCGTTCCAGACCGCGCTGCCGAAGCTCGGCGCCGAAGGAACCAGCTACGAGAAGACCTTCGGTGCGTACGAAAAGCTCATCCCGCTCCGGCAGTTGGAGCTGGCCTTCGGTGAGGACTTCTGGCCGAAGCTGCACCGGCTCGTACGCAGTGAGCACCAGCACGACGCCCCGGTCGACGACTACACGCACGATCCCGTCATCAACGCCCGCCAGTACCTGGCCCTGGCGACCTACGCCGGCCGCACCGCCGGATAC